The region GACCATCACCGCTGCTGACACAAGGCCGCGCCTCACGCCGGGAACGAACACCTTGGAGAATGAGCGCCACGGCCCGGCACCGAGATCACGCGCGGCATCGAGCAGGCTGAAATCAAACTTCTCAGCGGCGGCGTAGAGCGGCAGGATGGCGAACGGAAGCTGCGTGTAGATGAGCACGAGCAGCACGGTGCCGGCGTTGTTGAGCAGCATGGCATCCTCTGAAATGAAATGCAGCCAGACCAGCAGGCGTGTGAGCGGCCCCTCAGGATGCAGCAGGGACTTCCACGCGAAGATACGGATCAGGAAATTCGAGAGAAAAGGAATCACGACGAGGAGCAACAACACCTGCCGCATGCGCGGGCCGACGCGCGCCATTTGAAACGCCATCGGCAAAGCCAGCGCCAGACAGACCAGTGTAGTCACGCCGCTGAACCACACGGTGCGCCAGAGGATGGGCACATAAGCCGGATCGCTCACCTCATGAACCGTCGCCATCGTCCAGCCTGCCCCGACGCCGCCATGCAGATCCGCCGGACGAAACGCGGTGACGATGACCAAGACGGCCGGAATCACAAAAAACACAGCCAGCCAGGCGAGGGATGGCAGCGTGAGCAACCACTGCTTGGAACGCTGGCGATCTGTGCTCATGCAGCGTCCTCCAGCAGCACGACACGGCCCTCATCGGGGTGAAAACTCATCCACACCTCGGCTCCACGCTCCGGGGCGATCTCACCGCCACTGAACCGGCTGCGCTGAAGCTGGGCGATGATGTGATGCTCCCCGGCACGAATGCGGTAACGCGTGTGTGAACCGAAATAGGCGATGTCTTCGACCACACCAGCAAAAGCATTCACACGATCGCCGCTAAGCGGACGTTTGAGCGTGAGGCTGATTTTTTCCGGGCGCACCATCAGGCGCAGCGTTTGATTCGATGAGATCGTGCCATTGCTAAGCACGAGCGGACTGCCCAAGCCCTCAACCAGCACGCGCACATAGCCCTCGTGTTGGAGTTCGACGGCGGTGCCGGTGAAGAAATTGGCATCCCCGATGAAGGTGGCAACGAAGCTGCTGCGCGGCGTTTCATACAGATGCTCAGGTGAATCGATCTGCTCGACCTTGCCGGCGTTCATCACGGCGATGCGGTCGCTCAGGCTCATGGCCTCACCCTGGTCATGCGTGACATAGATGAAGGTGGTGCCGACCTGCTCATGGATCGTGTTCAGCTCCATGAGCATGTGCTGTCGCAGCTTCAAATCGAGCGCGGCGAGAGGTTCATCGAGCAGCAGCACCTGCGGGCGGTTCACCAGTGCGCGGGCGACGGCGACACGCTGCCGCTGACCGCCGCTAAGCTGCGCGGGACGTTTGCGCGCCTGCTCGCTGAGGCGCACGAGTTCGAGCATGCGATCCACACCGCTGCGGATCTCCTCGCGCGGGCGGCGGCTCATGCGCAGGCCGAAGGCGACGTTTTCCCACACACTGAGATGCGGAAAGAGCGCGTAGTTTTGAAATACGGTGTTCACCGGGCGCTGCTCTGGCGGCAAAGCGGTGATATCCTGACCTCCAACCAGAATCCGCCCACTGTCAGGCCGCTCAAACCCGGCGATCATTCGCAGCAGGGTGGTTTTGCCGCAACCGCTCGGGCCGAGAAGCGAGAATGCCTCCCCTTGGGCAACAGCCAACGACACATCATCCACGGCACGCTGAGAGCCGAAGGATTTGGTGACGTGGTCGATGACGAGAAAATCGTCCATGCAGGCGGAAACAGGTACTGTAGCCCGCAAACAATGGATGTGGCAAGGAGCTTGCGGGATTCATCATCAGCGGCGAGCGTTTCTGAATGGCATCGAATTTTGAAATCCTGCGTCCCCTGGAAGAAGACACGTCCAGTACGCTCTATCTCGTCCGCGACAAAAAACGCGGCCGTGAATCCTGCCTACGACGGTTTAAAACGCAAAAACAGGAGGATATCGAGGGGCTGAAGGAGCTTTTCATGCAGGTCTCCCACATCGACAGCCCGCATCTGGAGCCGGTGGTCGAATTCGGCACCGACAGGGAGGGGTTCTTCGCGGTGACCGAAGGGCTGCCACCGGGCGAGACACTGAGCACCGTGCTGGAGCGAGGCCCGCTGACCATCGCGGAATTTGAAACCGTGGCGCTGCAACTGATGACCGTGCTGGACGAACTGCATGAGCAGGCGGTCGTGCACGGCAGCCTGCGCCCGGATTTTGTGCGCATCACCGGGGCTTCCGCCGCGAACTGGCGCGTCACGCTGCACGGTTTCGGCCAGGGCTTCGCCGGTCGTGACGATAGCAAGGAGGAGCAAATCCGCGCCTACCGCTGCACTGCGCCGGAGCAGTGGCAGGACGGTACGACGCGACGCCGCACCGATGTCTATGCCCTGGGCTGCGTGCTATATGAGGCGTTGGCCGCAAGACCGCCCTTCGATGGCAAGGTATTGAAGGAACTCCGCCTCAAGCACATCAGCCATGATCTGCCGCCCTTGCAAAAGATCTCCTCGCATGTACCGGGCTGGATGTGCGCCTGGGTGATGCACCTGCTGGCCGTGGATCCCGAGCAGCGCCCACGTAAGGCGGCGGTGGCCCGTGAGCTTTTTGAGCGTCGAGAGGCACCAAACCTGCCGGAACTACCACCGCGCTCGGAAACACCGGCTGAGATCGCGCCCACCACACCACCGGTCAGCCTGAATCCGCAACCGCCCTCCTCACCCGTCGTTCTGCCCACGGCTCATCACGGAGCACGCCATCATGCGACCTCGAGCACGATCCCCATCGCCGCCGGTCCCCATGTGGCCGCCGCCAGGGCGAAACGACCCACGACCATCGTGGCAGCACCACGCAAAACCTACGCGCCGCCACGCAAACCGCCGGCCCCGGCAGGGAACAACCTCAAGCCCAAGCTGATCGCCGCAGCCGCAGTCGTGCTGCTGCTGGTGATTTTCATGCTGTCTCGCTGTGGGAAGGCTCCTGCACCTGTGAAGGGAAAACCGGGGCAAAAACAGCGCTGAGACACAACGACGTGAAGCAGACATCGCTGCCTGCTTCACGCACCCATTGCACTCCACTCACTCTCAGATCGACATCAGAAAGTCGAGCAACTGCTGCACCTGCTGGTTGGTGAGCCTCAGGTAGCGCTCTTTCGCCGCCTTAGCCTCGCCATCATGCGCCTTGATCGCATCATTGACCGTCGCGGCACGCCCGTCGTGCAGATACGGGGCGCTGGCGCGCAGGCCCCACAGCGGCGCGGTCTTCATGTCGCGCACATCGGCGGTGCCTTGAGCGATGCCGTCGCCCAGAGCGCCCATGTCATGCAGCAGCAGGTCGGAGAACAACCACACCTCCTGGTTGCGCAGAGAAGCGGAGCGATTGGGACCTGTGCGCATCACCGGCACATGACAGGTCGCGCAGCCGACAGTTTGAAACACATTTCTTCCAGCCACGGCGCTTGGCGTCAGTTGCAGGCGCGGCGGAGCGCCAAGCCATTGCATGAACTCGGCCAGCCGGTCGATGTCTCCCCTGCCCTGCGCATCCAGCGTGTCCTCAGGATCGGCGACCGTGTCGTACTGGCTGAGAAGCTGCGCATTGCCATTCGGCGCGTTTTCCACCGGGAACAGGCGGTTGGTGATGCCCATCTCGTTCACATACGCCTCACCGGAAAATGTCAGCAGAGTGGCGACTTGTGCTTTCCAGCCAAAACGGCCAATCATGTTCCGCCCTGTCGCCGCATCCTGCACACGGGACACCTTTCCCAGCACACCATCCACTGGCTGCCGCCTCACGTTGCGCAGAATCTCCGCGTCCGGGATCGCCTCGATCAGACCGAGGCCAAAGAGCGGCGTGGTATTGCGCTGTGCCACCACGTTCGCCTCCGGCGGCACGACCTCATGCACCGCCGAATTGATCTCGCGCTCCTGCAACAGTGAACCACCCAACGTCGCCAGCGGATTGAACACGCCGTTCTCCGTGCGGCCGAAACGCGTCACATTGAACACACTCGCTCCGCCGACAGCAGGCGACGAATGGCAGATCACGCACGAGGAACCGTTGAAAATCGGCCCCAAGCCGCTGGTATCCGTCTCCACGGCTTCAAAGTCGGCCCTGCCATCGCGAAACTCCTGCAACTCGCGCCGCGTGAGTCCTGGCAGCGGATCACCGAACTGCGGTTGTCGCGGATTGGGCGGAGGCGTTTGCGGGATCTGCGCCGGTTGCGGACGTTGCGAAGGCTGCTTCAGCGGAGGCGGTGGCGGTGGCGTCCGAGGAGCCGGCTGCGTGGCCGGAGCCGCAGGCGCGTTGCGCGGGGGCGGTGGCGGCTGCTTTTTCGGTGCCTGGGCGCTGGCTGGCGTCACGATGGAGCACGCCAGCGCGAGCATGAGGATGGGGTGATTGCGGATCGCTTTCATAGCATGTGGTGTGGGTTGCGATCACGCCCGTGCGCATGATCTTGCTGCCCCGGAAAAGCCCGCACGCAGAAAATCGTTACTGTATTTTTCAAACTCACCCGTCATGACTCTCAAACTCCTCCTCAAATACCTCCTCAGCGCAGGCATCATCACCCTGGTGAGCGAAATGGTGAAACGCAGTGACAAAGCCGGCGCCCTCCTCGCCGCGCTGCCGTTCGTGAGCATCATCACTTTGTTCTGGGTGCATTTTGAGAGCGCTCCTGAACTGCGGGCACAGAAGACCGCCGACCACATGTATTACATCTTCTGGTACGTGCTGCCCACGCTGCCCATGTTCCTGCTCTTTCCTGCCTTTCAACGCTGGTGGGGCTTTTACGGCGCCCTCGGCGGCAGCGCCGTGCTCACCATCGCCCTCTTCGCGCTGCTGCGCGTCATCACCGCCCGCTTTGGGTTGATGCTGTGATCGAACTCATCTAACCACTCCGACATGAACACACCACTTTGCCGCTGGGGCATTCTCGGCGCCGCCTTCATCGCACGCAAAAACTGGCAGGCCATCCGCGATGCCGGAAACGCCACGCTGGTTGCTGTGGCCAGCCGTGATCTGGCTCGTGCGCAAAGTTTCATCAATGAATGCCAGGGCAGCGCGCCGCATCCCACCGCTCCTGAGGCGATGGACAGCTACGATGCACTGCTCACGCGAACCGACATCGATGCCGTTTACATTCCGCTGCCCACCGGATTGCGGAAGGAGTGGGTGATTCGCGCCGCGCAGGCCGGAAAACACGTTCTCGTCGAAAAACCTGTCGGTTGCGGCGCCACCGATGTCGCCGAGATCATCGCCGCGTGTGAAAAGCACCACGTGCAGTTCATGGACGGCGTCATGTTCATGCACGGGCGCCGATTGAATCATCTGCGTGGCGTGGTAGATCGCGATGTCGGCCAGATCCGCCACATCGCCTCGCAATTCAGCTTCATGAGCGACGCGGAATTCCAGCGCACCAACATCCGTGCGCACGGCACGCTCGAACCACTCGGCTGTCTGGGCGATCTCGGCTGGTACTGCCTGCGCTTCACGCTTTGGGCCATGAACTACGCAGTCCCCACTCACGTCACCGGCCGCATCCATGCCGAAACACGGCAAACCGATGACGCGCCGCCCGTACCGCTCGAATTCTCCGGCACGCTCACCTTCGCGGGCGGCACCAGTGCCTCGTTCTACTGCTCCTTCACCGCCGCGAACGCCCAGTGGGCCATCGTCAGTGGCGACAATGGCCTGCTGCAAGTCTCCGACTTCGTCCTGCCCTTCTCCGGCCCGCAAACCCATTTCAGCATCACCCGCTCTGATTTCGTCCTCGACCGCTGCCAGTTCGACATGCACGAAGGCCGCAGCATCGAAACAATCGACGAACCCAGCAGCAACGCGCCCGGCTCGCAGGAATGCGGCATGTTTCAAACCTTTTCCCAACTCGTGCTCTCAGGCAAAATCGACCCGCACTGGCCCAACATCAGCCTGCTCACGCAACGTGTGCTCGACGCCTGTCTGCGTTCGGCAAGAGCGGGAGGCGTGACCGTTGATTGTTGACGACGATGTTCTGACAAGGCAGTCAGGGATCAAACTGATTGTTCAAATGCCCCAGTGTCGCGAAATGAACCCGGTTGTCCTGGGGAACACAGACGTACTCATTTGGGACAACCCATTGAACGCTATGAAAACACTCACCAAGCTTACCGCTATCGCGCTGCTGCTCATGAGCAGCACCGCCCTCCGTGCCGACCTCGCCGACATGGTGGCCTTGGCTATCTACGCAGACCAGCTTCAAAACCAAGGTGTGCGAGGCCCCCAATTCACCCAACTGGTGGATCAACGTTACGTGATGCTGTATCCAGACTACAGGTACCAAGGCAATGGCATGGGCGGCTTCGTGCAGCAAATGCATGCCCGAGGCCTTTATGGCAAAGCCTTGGCCAATGCCATTCATGCCGAACAACAACGCCGTGGCATCGGCATGGGTCGTGGCAATGCGGGCATCCCACCCGGACAGCTCAAAAAAACCGGCATCGGCCTTTTCGGTCCAGGCAAGGTCAAGCCCGGCAAACCCAACACGGGTCTGTTCAACTTCCTGGGCAAGAACAAACCCAAGGATAAGCCTGCGTCATTCAGCACGGGCAAAGGCAAACACAAGAAATGATGTTTGCGCGGATGGAACAAATGTGAGGCGGAGCACAAGCTGCCCGCCTCACTGGGACGACAGGCTTTGCTACAAATCCAGCACCTTGTCCATGCGCTTCGCCACATCGGCTAGGTAATCCCAGTTCCCGGCCTTCACCTCAGCAGCAGCCCACCCCGTATAATTGATCTTGACCAGTTCAGCGCGCACCGCGGCCCAGTTGATGCTGCCTTCGCCGAGCGGCTTGTCGAAACCTTTGCGCATGCCTTCGTTCATTGCTCTGTCGAGGTCGTATTCCTTCACATCGAGCTTCTGGCTCCGCTTCCCAAGCACCTGCGCCCAATGCTCCGGCACGCCCCAGCGCACCATGTTGCCGATGTCGAAATGCACCTGCACCCACGGGCTGCCCACTTCATCAATGAACCGCGCCATGTCGTAGGCGCTGATGAGAAACGTGTTCCAGACATTTTCGATCAGCACCTTGATTCCCTGTTTCTCCGCATGCAGAGCAGCAGCCTTCATGCGTACAACTGACTCGTCCCACGTCTGCTGAAGCGGCTTGTCCTGCGGATAAGCCAGCACGACTAGCATCGAGTCACCATCGAGTTTCTTCGTGAGATCAATGCCCGCCTCCAGCCCATCGCTGCGTCCACCGACCGTGCCGTCGATGACCAACCCGCTCTCCTTGCTCGCGGCGATCCATTCATCCGCGTTATCTGTGTTCACATGACCGAGCAGACTCGGTTCCACACCTTCATAGCCGCAAGCACGCAGCTTCTTGAAAGCCTCCGTCAACGTCATGCCCTGCGCCGCCTTCTGCGCCATGCCCCACTTGAGCGATTTGCGAATCTTACCCGTGAATTGCCCGGCATGAACGCCGGAAACCGGGATCGCAGCGGCAGCGGCGGAGGAGAGAATGAATGAGCGGCGGTTCATGGGTGTGGAGCAGCATCTCAGAAAATCGGAGCGCCTGTCGAGCTTGAAACAGTGCCTCAGCCCGCTTCACCCAAATTGCAGAAGCGATCCTTGCCGTGGATCAATCTCCCGAATTATACTCCGCACATGCGCGCCTTGCTGACTTTGCTGCTCCTTGCCTGGAGCCTCCCTGCCCAGGAACCGAAACAACAGGCGGCCGCAGCCTCGAATGCCCACGCCTGCGAGCTGTTCCAATTCTTCCGTCAGATGACCGAGGGCAATTTTTGCTTCTCCCCTTTCAGTTCGCATCAGATCGCCAGCCTTCTCACAGCAGCGGCGAACGGTGAAACACAAGCCGAACTCGCAGCAGTTGCTCACATGGCCGATGGCACGGCAAAAGGGGTCGAAAATACCGGTGCGTTGCGTGCCGAATTAGCTGCCACTGCAGGCAGGGGAGCGCTTGGGTTGGAAATCACTAATTCACTATGGGCTGCAGATGCCAGCGACTTTCAGCCGTCGTTCTTGGAGTCCGCTCGCTCACAATTCGGCGCAACGCTGCAAAAACTGCCGAAAGGCGATGCCACCACCTGCGCGGCCGCCGTGAATCTCTGGGTGCGTGAGAAGACACGCGGACGTGTGCCGCAGATCGTCGGCCCTGCCTCATTTGCGTCACCGGAACGCGCCGTGGTGGCCGTAAACACGGTGTATCTCAAAGGCCGCTGGTCGAGTCCCTTCGACCCCAGGCTCACCAAACCACGCTCATTCCAAACACCAAGCCAGGCCGTCATGCTGCCCACGATGCTGATGCCGCTCGGTGCGTTTGATTATGCCGAGGCCGAATCCTGGCAATGCCTCGAAATGCCCATGACTAGCGGTGAGGTGAGCGTGCTAATCCTGCTGCCACGCAATGATCCCGCACGGTTAAAAATCGAAGCCAGTCTCAGCCCAGAACACTGGAACGCCGTGCGCAGCGGCATCGCCAACTGTGACGTGAACGTGATGCTGCCACGCTTTGGCTACAGCACGCAACTCAGCCTCAAGGCACTCTGGCAGGCGCTGGGCGCGAAACGTTTGTTCCAGGCGGGTGCCGCTGATCTCTCCAACGGCCTGTCGGCGGGCAACTGGTTCATCAGCGACGTCTCGCACGAGGCAATGATCGAAGTGAACGAACTCGGTGCCGAAGCCGCTGCTGCAACCCTTGGTCCGAGAGACCCTTTCGGAGCCGCTCCTAATCCGCCCAAACGTCGTAATGTCAGCTTCATCGCCAACCGTCCCTTCATCTGGGTGCTGCGGCATCAAGCCACTGGATTGATTCTGTTCATGGGACGTTACGCAGGAGCTTGAGCATCACTCATGACATGAAACGCCGCCGCCTTCTTCAATCTGCCGCCTTGGCGCTCTGCCCGGCAGCCTGCGTGGAAAAACTACGCTCTCCGCTGCCATTCGCCACCCTTGCCGATCTCGCGGCCCTGCTTGAGGCGAAGAACACGACGCCGCTGCTGCTTGCCGAACATTTCCTGGAGCGCATCGCAAGGCTGGACCGTTCCGGGCCGCGACTGAGTGCGATCATTGAACTCAACCCTGAGGTCAAAACGATCGCCGCCTCGTGCAAACCCGGCCTGCTGCATGGCCTGCCGGTCTTGATCAAGGACAACATCGAAACCGCCGATGCCATGCAAACCACGGCAGGTTCGCTGGCACTACGAAATCACAAACCAGCACGCGACGCAGCGCTCGTATCTCGATTGCGCGAGGCTGGCGCCATCATTCTCGGCAAAACGAATCTCAGCGAGTGGGCGAACATCCGCTCGCCCGATTCCACCAGCGGTTGGAGCGCACGCGGTGGTCTCACGCGCAATCCGCACAAGCTCACGCACAGCGCCAGCGGCTCCAGTTCCGGCTCCGCAGTCGCCGTGGCGGCAGGACTGGCTCCGGCGGCGATTGGCACGGAAACCAACGGCTCCATCATTAGTCCGGCCAGCGCCTGCGGCATTGTCGGCTTCAAACCAACGGTCGGACTCATCAGCGGGGCGGGTATCATCCCGATCACCCATCATCAAGACACCGCAGGGCCAATGACGCTCACCGTTCGCGATGCTGCGATGCTCATGCAGGTGCTCAGCAAAGATTTCAGCGCAGAACTGCCGCACGACGCCCTGAAAGGCGCACGCCTCGGCGTGCTGCGGAAACAAAGTGGCAAGCACCCGCAGGTGCTCGCGCTGTTTGAAACTGCGCTGCAAAAACTGCGTGATGCCGGGGCCATCATTATCGATTCCGTTGAACTGCCGAACACTCGCGAAGCCGGCTCCCTGTCCTGGAAGGCCATGCTGATCGAACTGCGCACCGATTTGAACGCCTACCTCGAACAGCGTGGCGGTGACGTGCGCGCGCTGGCGGAATTGATCGCCTTCAATGAAAAACATCGCGACGCCGAAATGCCGCACTTCGGCCAGGAGTTCTTCGAGCAGGCGGAACAACTCGGCACACCGGAAATCATCGCCGCAGGCCAGAAAGCTCGACAGCTTGCCAAAAAACTCGCCGGGCCGGAAGGAATCGACGCTGCGCTCCAAGCTCACGGTCTCGACGCCCTGATCTGCCCCACCAACGATCCTGTCGGCGTGATCGACCTGGAAAAAGGCGACACCAATGAGCGCGTCGCCAGCACTCCTGCCGCCGTGGCCGGCTACCCACATCTCACCGTGCCCATGGGCTTCGTGAACAGCCTGCCGGTCGGTTTTTCTTTCATCGGCACTGCTGGAGCAGATGCGCGCATGCTTGCCCTCGGGCATGGCTTCGAGCAGATCACACTGGCACGTCGTCCGCCGACGTTCAGCGCAGGATAAGACACATCTTTGCCAGCATTGGAGGCGACTTGGCTGTAAAAACGCAGCCCTTGCCATCGTAGGCACAATCATACAGGTCAGCAGCACTTTCATACCACCCAGAAACCATGCAATCCCACCGCCTCAACCTCCTGGTGCTTCTTGCCCTCAGCACGACCGCCCAGGCGCAGCCCATCGGGTTCAACAAGGACATCCGCCCCATCCTTGCCGATGCGTGCTTCCATTGCCACGGACCCGACCCGGGAACCCGCAAGGCCGGACTGCGGCTCGACACCGAGGCGGGATTCTTCACCGCGAAGAAGGGCGAGGAGCCAACCGTCATCAAAGGTCAGCCGGACAAGAGCGCCCTTTTCCAACGCCTGCTCTCCACCGACGAGGATGAAGTGATGCCCCCACCGGAGTCGCACAAAGAGATCAAACCGGCGCAGATCGTCCTCATCAAGGAATGGATCGCCCAAGGTGCCCCGTGGCAGCCGCATTGGTCGCTGATCCAGCCTCAGCGCGGTGCAGAACCTGCCGTCAAAGACAAAACCTGGGTGAAGACGCCCGTGGATCGCTTTGTGCTTTCCAAACTGGAAGCGACAGGCCTCAAGCCCGCACCGGAGGCTGATGCGCACGCGCTCATTCGTCGTGTGAGTCTCGACCTCACCGGTCTGCCGCCTTCGCCGGAGTTGGTGAAGCGTTATGCCACGGCGGAAAAGCTCACGGACGCTCAACTCAGCGCGCTCGCTGATGAACTCATGAAGTCGTCGGCCTACGGCGAACATCGCGCCCGCTACTGGCTGGATGCGGCGCGTTACGGTGACTCCCACGGGCTGCACTTTGACAAACCCCGCGAGATGTGGCCCTACCGCGACTGGGTGGTGAAGGCCTTCAATCGCAACCAGCCTTTCGATCAGTTCACCATCGAGCAGATCGCAGGAGATTTGCTGCCTAAGCCAACCGAAGACCAACTCGTCGCCACTGGATTCCAGCGCTGCAACATCACCACGAATGAAGGCGGCACGATTGATGAAGAAAATGTCGCCAACTACGCAGCGGACCGCGTGCAGACGATGGGCTGGGTCTATTTCGGCCTCACCACGAACTGCTCGCAGTGCCACGATCATAAGTTCGACCCAATCACACAGCGCGACTACTACTCGATGGCCGCGTTCTTCCGCAACACAACGCAGAAAGCCAAGGACGGCAACGTGAAGGACGGCCTCGGCCCCATCCTCGTTCTGCCAACTGACAAAGATCGCCCACGTTGGACCGCCTTGCCCACCGAGATCGCCGCAGCGAAAACGAAGCAGACGGAGTCTCGCAACGGAGCTAAACCGAAGTTTGATCAATGGCTCGCCAGCGCGAAGCCAGAGGATCTCGACAAAGATGTGCCAACCAAAGGCATCGTCGCTCATGTGCCGCTGAATGAAGGCGTTGGCAGTGAAGTCACCGGCAATTGCGGTGCCACAAAGAAATTCAAAGCCACTGGCGAAGTCTCCTGGAAGCCCGATGGCAAACTCGGACCCGCACCCGTGATGAAATCCGGTGGCACCTTTGAGATCGGCGACGTGGCTGACTTTGAAAAGGATCACGCATTCAGCTACGGCGCATGGGTTCGCGCAGGCCGCGCTGGGGTCTTCGGTGGCATCCTTGCCCGCATGGATGAGAAAGGTGATTACCGCGGATGGGATCTCTTTCAAAACGACACCAAGCTCAGCGTCCACATCGTCAGCAAATGGCCCGATGACGCGATCAAAGTCACCACCGCCAAGCCCGCGCTGAGGCCCAATGTGTGGCAGCACGTCTTCGTCACCTATGACGGCAAAGGTAAAGCCGGCGGCGTGCGCATCTTCGTCAATGGCGAAGACACGCCTGTGAAAGCCGAAACCAACGCGCTCAAAGGCAGCATCAAGACCACGACGCCCACACGCATCGGCCAGCGCAGCCACACGCAGATCTTCACGGATGGCGGCGTGCAGGACGTGCGCATCTATGACCGCCAGCTCACCGTTGCTGAAGTGATGACCCTATCCAAAGTCGGCCCGCTGCGCGCCATGCTCACGGCCAAGAAACAGGGTCCGAAACAACAAGAGGCACTGTTTGAGCACTACCTCGTCACACGCGATGCCGCGTATCAGACTGCTTTGTCGCAAACCAACAAGCTGACTGCCGAACAGGACGCCATCAAGGCCCGCAGCCCCATCACCCACATCCAGGAGGAGAAGATGGACGCCAAACCCATGGCCAACATCCTCATGCGCGGTGCCTATGACAAAGTCGGCGAGCAGGTCGATGCCGCCGTGCCAGCTTCACTCGGCAAACTGGCTCCGAATGCCCCGAAGAACCGTCTCGGCCTCGCGCAATGGCTTGTTGCTGCGGATAATCCGCTCACGGCACGCGTCACTGTAAACCGCTTCTGGCAGGAACTCTTTGGCGCAGGCATCGTGAAGACCAGCGACGACTTCGGCATCATGGGCAGTGCTCCCACGCATCCCGAATTGCTCGACTGGCTCGCTGTCGAGTTCCGTGAGAGCGGCTGGGATGTGAAGCGCTTATTCAAGATGCTCATCACCTCCGCCGCCTATCGTCAGGCCACGCTCATCACACCCGAGAAGATCGAAAAAGATCGCGATAACATGCTGCTCTCACGCGGTCCGCGCTTCCGCATGGATGCCGAGATGATTCGCGACTATGCCCTCGCCGCCAGCGGCACGCTCTCGCCCCGCATGGGCGGCCCCGGCACCATGCCGTATCAGCCGGAAAACATCTGGGAAGTCGTCGGCCTCGGCACAGAGAAATACACGCAGGACAAAGGCGAGAACCTCTACCGTCGCACGCTCTACAACTTCTGGAAGCGCATGTCCCCCTCGCCAAACATGGACATCTTCAACGCCCCAAGCCGCGAAGTCAGTTGCGTCCGCCGCGACCGCACCAACACGCCGCTGCAGGCCCTCGTCACCATGAACGACCCGCAGTTCGTCGAAGCCGCCCGCAACCTCGCGCAAAAGGCCATCGCAACCCAGGATCCACTCACCTACATCGCCGAGCGCATCCTCTGCCGTCCGCTGAAAGCCAAAGAACAGCCCATCCTCGCGGCAAGCCTCGCCGATCTCCGCAAGCACTATACCACCAGCGCCGCCGACACCGAAGCCCTCCTCAAAGTCGGCGAATCCAAACCCGACGAAAAGCTCCCCAAAGCCGAACTCGCTACGTGGACGATGCTTTGCAATCAGCTCATGAACCTGGACGAAGTCCTCAACAAGTAATCCGACTGCCATGAATCTTCTTCAAGAATGGAACACCTATCAAACCCGCCGTCAGCTCTTCACACGCGGTAAAAACGTCCTCGGTGGCGCGGCGCTCGCTTCGCTGTTTGGCGAATCCTTGGCCAACGCCTCCAACGCGCACGCTCCAGGCCCGCAGTTCCCGCCAAAGGCCAAGCGTGTGATCTACCTGCACATGGTTGGCGGCCCATCACAGATGGATCTGTTCGACTACAAGCCGCAGATGCAGGCCTATTACGACAAAGACCTGCCGGAAAGCATCCGCAATGGTCAGCGCCTCACGACGATGACCAGCGGGCAGGCGCGTTTCCCCATCGCGCCGTCGAAGTTCCAGTTCAGCGCAGCAGGACA is a window of Prosthecobacter sp. DNA encoding:
- a CDS encoding Gfo/Idh/MocA family oxidoreductase, producing the protein MNTPLCRWGILGAAFIARKNWQAIRDAGNATLVAVASRDLARAQSFINECQGSAPHPTAPEAMDSYDALLTRTDIDAVYIPLPTGLRKEWVIRAAQAGKHVLVEKPVGCGATDVAEIIAACEKHHVQFMDGVMFMHGRRLNHLRGVVDRDVGQIRHIASQFSFMSDAEFQRTNIRAHGTLEPLGCLGDLGWYCLRFTLWAMNYAVPTHVTGRIHAETRQTDDAPPVPLEFSGTLTFAGGTSASFYCSFTAANAQWAIVSGDNGLLQVSDFVLPFSGPQTHFSITRSDFVLDRCQFDMHEGRSIETIDEPSSNAPGSQECGMFQTFSQLVLSGKIDPHWPNISLLTQRVLDACLRSARAGGVTVDC
- a CDS encoding sugar phosphate isomerase/epimerase family protein; translation: MNRRSFILSSAAAAAIPVSGVHAGQFTGKIRKSLKWGMAQKAAQGMTLTEAFKKLRACGYEGVEPSLLGHVNTDNADEWIAASKESGLVIDGTVGGRSDGLEAGIDLTKKLDGDSMLVVLAYPQDKPLQQTWDESVVRMKAAALHAEKQGIKVLIENVWNTFLISAYDMARFIDEVGSPWVQVHFDIGNMVRWGVPEHWAQVLGKRSQKLDVKEYDLDRAMNEGMRKGFDKPLGEGSINWAAVRAELVKINYTGWAAAEVKAGNWDYLADVAKRMDKVLDL
- a CDS encoding serpin family protein: MRALLTLLLLAWSLPAQEPKQQAAAASNAHACELFQFFRQMTEGNFCFSPFSSHQIASLLTAAANGETQAELAAVAHMADGTAKGVENTGALRAELAATAGRGALGLEITNSLWAADASDFQPSFLESARSQFGATLQKLPKGDATTCAAAVNLWVREKTRGRVPQIVGPASFASPERAVVAVNTVYLKGRWSSPFDPRLTKPRSFQTPSQAVMLPTMLMPLGAFDYAEAESWQCLEMPMTSGEVSVLILLPRNDPARLKIEASLSPEHWNAVRSGIANCDVNVMLPRFGYSTQLSLKALWQALGAKRLFQAGAADLSNGLSAGNWFISDVSHEAMIEVNELGAEAAAATLGPRDPFGAAPNPPKRRNVSFIANRPFIWVLRHQATGLILFMGRYAGA
- a CDS encoding amidase gives rise to the protein MKRRRLLQSAALALCPAACVEKLRSPLPFATLADLAALLEAKNTTPLLLAEHFLERIARLDRSGPRLSAIIELNPEVKTIAASCKPGLLHGLPVLIKDNIETADAMQTTAGSLALRNHKPARDAALVSRLREAGAIILGKTNLSEWANIRSPDSTSGWSARGGLTRNPHKLTHSASGSSSGSAVAVAAGLAPAAIGTETNGSIISPASACGIVGFKPTVGLISGAGIIPITHHQDTAGPMTLTVRDAAMLMQVLSKDFSAELPHDALKGARLGVLRKQSGKHPQVLALFETALQKLRDAGAIIIDSVELPNTREAGSLSWKAMLIELRTDLNAYLEQRGGDVRALAELIAFNEKHRDAEMPHFGQEFFEQAEQLGTPEIIAAGQKARQLAKKLAGPEGIDAALQAHGLDALICPTNDPVGVIDLEKGDTNERVASTPAAVAGYPHLTVPMGFVNSLPVGFSFIGTAGADARMLALGHGFEQITLARRPPTFSAG